One window of Ailuropoda melanoleuca isolate Jingjing chromosome 3, ASM200744v2, whole genome shotgun sequence genomic DNA carries:
- the SQSTM1 gene encoding sequestosome-1, which produces MAMSYVKDDIFRIYIKEKKECRRDHRPPCAQEAPRGLVHPNVICDGCNGPVVGTRYKCSVCPDYDLCAACEGKGLHREHSKLVFPAAFGPFSEGFSHSRWLRKLKHGHFGWPGWEMGPPGNWSPRPPRAGDARPGPAAESAAGPSEDPSVNFLKNVGESVAAALSPLGIEVDIDVEHGGKRSRLTPVSPGSSSTEEKCGSQPSSCSSDPSKPDGDPEGTAQSLAEQMNKVALESGPPEEQMESDNCSGGDEDWTHLSSKEVDPSTGELQSLQMPESEGPGSLDSSQEGPTGLKEAALYPHLPPEADPRLIESLSQMLSMGFSDEGGWLTRLLQTKNYDIGAALDTIQYSKHPL; this is translated from the exons ATGGCAATGTCCTACGTGAAGGATGACATCTTCCGGATTTACATCAAAG AGAAGAAGGAGTGTCGGCGGGACCACCGCCCCCCGTGTGCCCAGGAGGCACCCCGCGGCCTGGTGCACCCCAACGTGATCTGTGACGGTTGCAATGGGCCAGTGGTAGGGACCCGCTACAAGTGCAGCGTGTGCCCGGACTACGACCTGTGCGCTGCCTGCGAGGGGAAGGGCCTGCACCGGGAGCACAGCAAGCTTGTCTTCCCAGCCGCCTTCGGGCCCTTTTCTGAG GGCTTCTCTCACAGCCGCTGGCTCCGGAAGCTGAAACACGGGCACTTCGGGTGGCCCGGCTGGGAGATGGGCCCGCCGGGGAACTGGAGCCCGCGTCCTCCCCGAGCAGGGGACGCCCGCCCTGGCCCTGCAGCAGAATCAG cTGCTGGCCCGTCGGAGGATCCCAGTGTGAATTTCCTCAAGAACGTAGGGGAGAGTGTGGCGGCTGCCCTGAGCCCTCTGG GCATTGAAGTGGATATTGATGTGGAACACGGAGGGAAGAGAAGCCGCCTCACCCCCGTCTCTCCTGGCAGCTCCAGCACCGAGGAGAAGTGTGGCTCTCAGCCCAGCAGCTGCTCTTCGGACCCCAGCAAACCAGACGGGGACCCGGAGGGCACGGCGCAGTCTCTCGCGGAGCAGATGAACAAGGTCGCCCTGGAGTCAGGGCCGCCTGAG GAACAGATGGAGTCTGATAACTGCTCGGGAGGAGACGAAGACTGGACTCACCTGTCTTCAAAAGAAGTGGACCCATCTACAGGAGAGCTCCAGTCTCTGCAGATGCCCGAATCCGAGGGGCCGGGCTCTCTCGACTCTTCTCAGGAAGGGCCCACAGGCCTGAAGGAAGCTGCGTTGTACCCACATCTGCCACCAG AAGCTGACCCCCGGCTCATCGAGTCACTCTCCCAGATGCTGTCCATGGGCTTCTCGGACGAGGGCGGATGGCTCACCAGGCTCCTGCAGACCAAGAACTACGACATTGGGGCCGCGCTGGACACCATCCAGTATTCCAAGCACCCGTTGTGA